Below is a window of Pangasianodon hypophthalmus isolate fPanHyp1 chromosome 28, fPanHyp1.pri, whole genome shotgun sequence DNA.
ATTAATGAGACTCAGACCAAGACTCTGACTAATGAGACTCAGACCAAGACTCTGATTAATGAGACTCAGACCAAGACTAATAGTAATGAGACTCAGACCAAGACTAATAGTATTGAGACTCAGACCAAGACTCTGATTGCGAGACCAGGTCTCAGAGTATTGAGGCCAAGACCCAGATTATGATTTTACATTCTGAAACCAAGACTCAGATTAAGATTCTAAGTTTTAATTCCAAGTATTAAAACCAATTCTAGGCTATAGGTGTAGGGATTAACAATTGATCTCTGGTTTGATCAGTGCTTTTTTATGACACCAGGCATTTATGGCTAAGATACATAGATCCCAAATATCAAAGGAAAGAGCCTAGAAAGTATTTTTTGATCTATACTTCAAAGCCAGCATGAATTATTAGGACATATCCCAGTGTGAGTTTATAAAGGCTAAGAGATTACATCAGAAAACTAGTGCCTTTTTCTTACCTCTTGAGTAATCTGATGGCATCTTCTCCAAGAACAGTTCTTTGTCTGCACACAGATGTGTGACAGAGACATTTTAAAGGCTGTCAGTTTTGATAGAAACACATTGTTCACACTCACTGTCCTAAGAAAACCTTTGTTCTCTAGAACACGTCTTATAGAGAAGACTGAAACTTGTGTGTATTCCTTTCATGCGTTCCTCAaagttctgtgtatttacttatttataggATTTTTCTTTTAGCACAGAGAGCTGTAAATGTCCAGAGGGGATAGAAGAAAGGATTGACCTTCTTTTTTGTGTCTACAAAAATCTTCTAAAAGTCCAGGAGCAGCTCCTGGCCATAGAATTTGCTGGGTCGGGACAAGAAGCTATCACACTTGatttatgctataggctactgtctagtgaatttttaaagTAACCCTGTAATAGACAGAAAGTCAacagcatacagtcatccaggATACAGACTAGCAGTGCAGTTTTAGATGTAACTGTGTTCAATACTGCAAGTGTGTTTCTGATTTACGTGGCACACACAGAAGAGAGAATATTATTAACCAGGGTCGCCAGGTTTCAGCCCaactacatttaaaacaaatacacaaaatgcctaaaactagcccaaaatatacatttttcttctttttctcagcattTCTCAGCTtggggaaacaaggtcaccatagtgcgcacgcatttctaatatatgaatgtctttgtataaGTGGAATTTTTTTGTGTTGGAAGATTTGAAACCCCAACTGTGCaacaggcctcctcacctgacatcaatGCCCAACCTTACTTAATGTTCTTGGggttgaatgaacacaaatccccactgTCATTGCGGCAAAGAGCGGACAAACTCACttttaatgcccatggttttggaaacggatgttcaacaagcatgtatgggtgtgatggtcaggtgtctgcaaaaactttggccatatagttgtACCTTACAAgagaaatggttctgtatatcatatacacactgtgtttacttacactttgcctttgtttgcggaaatgtattacatttaattccGAATATTTgctataaacattttcttaGCGGCCGCAGAGTATTTTCAAATTAGCCCAATTTGGCATaagaacctggcaaccctgttattAATTGTCTTGTCCACTGCTCCTCCCCTGAGCAAGGGGCGgcatgattcctgccccagtgggcctctatAGGCgtttgttgcagttcccatttttgaccattatAAGATGGAATACTATGGAATATAATATTATGGAGTTTAATAAAATCTAGAAAGGCAAGCAAATCAATGTAACATTGGCTTATATTTTTTGAATAGCAACACTTTCTTAAAtcattggtcactcaaaaggGCTAATTAGTATttccataaatttaaaatgtatgtgaattgtgagttgtgaatgaggacctCAGCGTTTGTTAAACAGCTGATATATTATATGCCTGGGCTCTGCACAGACCCACCCCTATGGATGAGCCACCAAATATATCTGTACAGGCACAAACACAGATCCACACTTACCTTCAATGCTTAACGCTGATACGTCATCAGGCAAATCACctaaagctgaaaaaaagagagaattatAGGAGTATTATTTCATAACTTCTTGTAATGTATCACCTATTTCACTTATCTGCATGGCTGTTGAATGTGGTACACTCTTGGAAATAAAGACagtgtacttttccttgtcactggggtgctACCATCAGTGGCACATCCTTTATACGTTTTTCACCTAGAAATGTGAATATaatgtaactttaaaataatttgaggGACATAATTGAACCTTAAAgactaaaatttaattaaaggtacaccacatgTACCATCACAGGTAAAAATACTTACTAAAGATACATAAGATGTGATCTTGATGGTACCACTCCAGCAACAAGGAAGAGTACTGATCCCAGATCTGATGGATCAAATGGTTCACTGATGTGAAGTATTTAAATTACTCACATTTAACTCTGCGGTTGGAAAACGTCTTTGGCTGATTGGCAGGGGTTAGAAGTGGTATCACCTTTTCTAGAAATTTAGAGAAGTGAGGTGGGTTTAGTATCCTCTCACAGCTCATCAAACCAAGGGAAATCACATTTTAACAAAGGTTAATAGACTTACTTTTGTGTCTGTTCTTAACGACCTGATCCCTGACTCCCAGAAGGACCAATATGAGCACCATTAGCACCAGAACCAACCACACAACGGTACTGACACTCCACCACCTCGCTGAGAACACAGGGAGGTGAGTGGTCATGAGCAATAAATCTCAAACATGAAAATTTTACATGTGAATTATGTAACTTATGTAACTGTAACTTTTTTGTAAGAGCAGATGAAGCATGAGATACTGAAAATGGTCTCCCTCATTCATTCTGTACCTAATCAGAATGGACCCTCATTGCTTTCAAACTCTTATCTGAACTTTCTAAATCCATGCTAACTTTCTCTCCCTAAATGACTCCAACTGCCTAAAGGGATTTGTGGCTTTGCAGCAGGCAGACTCTCAGCAGATTAGAGGGACGCATTGAGGCAATAAATTTATCAGCAACAGAGGCGAAATATGAAACAGTGCTGTCTTCGTCTCTGCCAGAATCGATAGACAGGATGAATAATGGCCTTGGCTAACCTTTAGACTCGATATATAAGGAGTGAtgaggatagagagagagagagcgagcgagagaagacagaaagaggTAAATTGATATTGAATATGTGGGCCGTTGTCTCGTGGGAGTCTAGATcctgaattttttaaaactcagcATGAAGACAATGGAGTCACATTTCACTGctgaaaaatgcacagaaagaAAAGCCAGCAGTCAGGGTGTACACCCCATCCAGCTTGTCTCTCAATATATAGAGagtatcattcattcatctggaggaatgctttatcctggtcagggttgtggaggatccagagcctatcccaggagcactgggtgcaaggttggaatacaccctgggtgggATGTCAGTCCATTGCAGAGCCATGCACACTATGCACACCCTCGTTTAGacctagtggcaatttagagtagGAATTTGTAGGGAGCGTAgccataatgttagctagctagttgctATTGCAACTGTGAAAAACaagtgacaaaaacaaaacagcgaTGTAGCAAATGTTGAATTGTCATTCTGCCTTGCTGCCACTGTGAGAATAGGGTAGTTGTGCAATACCAGAAAAAGAGTAGAGAATAAACAGAACTCAACACCAGCAGCATCAACACGGATGCTTCCCCTACCAACAAGTCTACTCCTTTCAGACATCTGACTTTGccgtgaccttgaccctgtttggatcaattccaaactCAAACTAATTTATCTGCTGGTTGTAATGATAATTCCATCTCAATCCTACAAGCATTAAACCACTCTttcttgagatattgcactaatgagaatctcagacagacgGACAACCCAAAAAACATAATGcgcataaaaatgtgtgtgataaGAATTAAACAactttcaggtttaaatccgcTAATCTCCATGGTTTCATATTGGTAATGTACGACTGCTCCAGTACTGCAGGTGGCGCTATTAAAACTTCATGACAAATTCCATACAGGAATAAgattacatataaaatacacGTGGTACGTGAGACAATTGTATAAATTGAGGGTTCAGCATGCTGACGCTGAACAAGTCATGCAGTGATTGATATGAATCAGCTTAGCCACGCCTTATTTGTAACAACCAATCACAGGCTTGGTTGCATAGCATGTTCAGCTACAGAGTTCACCCAGCTGCCCTAGGCACACACAACGCATTGTGTTCGTTTGCTCCGTaattacatcatattttttGTGGAAGTCAGCTGAACATCATCTCTGCATGAAGTTTGCTTTTAAAGATCAAGGCCTTTAAAGGCCTTTAAAGATCTAGAGCATGAGAAAACGTGACTTGAGTAGACAAGTCATcaggaatttcacctttttttGAAGACATGCTCGGAATGTCCTTGGCGTGAAAAAGGCAGTGGCTTCTGTTCGATTGGGGCGTGTGATTAGAACTGGCGTTTTTTCCTTCAGAAGATGTTACATCAGGTGATCCTGCTGAGAAGATGCCTGGTTCTGAAGTGTTTGGTTTGTGAGACACTGAGTTTTGGTTTGAGGAGCTGGATTGTGGCGTCTTGTCTTTGTTTTGCTGTGCGCTGACGTTCTGGATGCAGCAGCTGAACAGTGtgatgttgtgttgtttttcaaTGTGAAGTCCACTGCGGTTAAAATGTCCATTTAGAGTCACATTCTGCAGAAGAGGAGGAGCTGTGATCTGTAGCGTAACAATCACCTCCATGTCCACTTCtgtgaaaaaaatccaaacacacCATCCAAAGTTaaaactgcattattttattttccagtcTACAGAATGCATCTTTACACTCTAGCAGGTGCTGTTTCGTACAGTAAAGCAACAATTCACATTTATTAGAGTCTTTATGGTAGTCCTGCTACCCCAGTATACACCATATTTATCTCTTTAGCTCACCTGAGCTGGAGGCGTTGTCACCGAGACTCTGCAGGTCAGCATGAGTCTCGCACACAAACCACTCCTTTACTCCTTCGTCCTGATTGGTTGCGTTTTGTGGCTCACACCGGGGGCGAGTGATACTTGCATTGC
It encodes the following:
- the si:dkey-192k22.2 gene encoding uncharacterized protein si:dkey-192k22.2 isoform X1, with protein sequence MCVSYLHHAVSMTKATIAKLTLLIFLAFIVCLPEFFPSEVLQVRFLCAPFDPCGPNSGRDHHDGQVYEMYGNASITRPRCEPQNATNQDEGVKEWFVCETHADLQSLGDNASSSEVDMEVIVTLQITAPPLLQNVTLNGHFNRSGLHIEKQHNITLFSCCIQNVSAQQNKDKTPQSSSSNQNSVSHKPNTSEPGIFSAGSPDVTSSEGKNASSNHTPQSNRSHCLFHAKDIPSMSSKKARWWSVSTVVWLVLVLMVLILVLLGVRDQVVKNRHKKKVIPLLTPANQPKTFSNRRVKSLGDLPDDVSALSIEDKELFLEKMPSDYSRGHLTSHQRKVSSAPTERSLQVFQELYKRGLSPIPELSLTDGSLGENEDEYDEEATSDGEITEEECEVCLDIPLTSANTHSENFTFLHHRSLPSIESCH
- the si:dkey-192k22.2 gene encoding uncharacterized protein si:dkey-192k22.2 isoform X2; the protein is MCVSYLHHAVSMTKATIAKLTLLIFLAFIVCLPEFFPSEVLQVRFLCAPFDPCGPNSGRDHHDGQVYEMYGNASITRPRCEPQNATNQDEGVKEWFVCETHADLQSLGDNASSSEVDMEVIVTLQITAPPLLQNVTLNGHFNRSGLHIEKQHNITLFSCCIQNVSAQQNKDKTPQSSSSNQNSVSHKPNTSEPGIFSAGSPDVTSSEGKNASSNHTPQSNRSHCLFHAKDIPSMSSKKARWWSVSTVVWLVLVLMVLILVLLGVRDQVVKNRHKKKVIPLLTPANQPKTFSNRRVKSLGDLPDDVSALSIEDKELFLEKMPSDYSRGHLTSHQRKVSSAPTERSLQVFQELYKRGLSPIPELSLTDGSLGENEDEYDEEATSDGEITEEAFLHHRSLPSIESCH